Genomic segment of Candidatus Thiopontia autotrophica:
AACTCAAGACACTGCTCGATGGAACCATCATTCTCAACGCCCATATCCTGCCCCGTTCACTCCCATTTATTCAGGCAGCCGCAATCCGTGAGGGGATGTCGATCATTAATCAGGATGGAGAATATGAGGCGGTAGAGCGTATTGTCTGGTCGGAAGGAAGAAAAACGATTTACGATCTGGATATTGAGAACACGCACAACTTCATCGCCAACGGCATTGTCACTCACAACTCTGTCTATGGGTGGCGAGGGGCACAGGTTGAAAACATCCGCAGTTTCACCCGTGACTTTCCCGAGGTAGAGAGTCAGAAGCTGGAGCAGAACTACCGCTCTACCGGCAACATCCTAAATGCCGCCAATGCGCTGATCGAGAACAACCCCAGCCGTATGGGTAAGGAGCTTTGGACCGAGGACCATGATGGAGAGCCGATCCAGCTCTACTCTGCCTTCAACGATCTGGATGAGGCCCGCTTTATTGCTGAGCAGATTGAGAGTTGGACCATCAAGGGCGGTGCGCGTTCCGAGAATGCAATCCTCTACCGCTCCAACGCCCAATCCCGTGTACTGGAGGAGGCACTACTGAGTGCAAATATCCCATACCGCATCTATGGTGGAGTGCGCTTCTTCGAGCGGGCCGAGATCAAGGATACACTAGCATACCTGCGGCTGATGGCCCACCGTGATGATGATTCCGCATTCGAGCGGGTGGTCAACACCCCTACCCGTGGCATTGGCAACCGTACTGTTCAGGTGGTACGTGACCATGCAAAGAGTGCAGGAATCTCACTCTGGCAGGCAGCAGTAGAACAGATTCAAGGCGATGTATTAGCAGCTCGTGCCCGTAACGCCCTGGCGGGCTTTATCCAGTTAATAGAGCATATGGATGAGGAGGCCGAGAACAAAATTCTTGTGGAACAGGTTGAGATTGCTCTCAAAAATAGTGGGGTGATGGCTCACCACCGCAAGGATAGAAGCGAGAAGGCCCGTACCAGAGTTGAAAACCTTGAAGAGCTGGTCACCGCTGCACGCCAGTTTGCCCCTGCAGATGAGGTGGCTGATAATGAATCACTCAACCCTCTGGATGAATTCCTGGCACAGGCAGCGCTGGAGGCCGGCGACACCCAGGCAGAGGAGTGGGAGGACTGTGTACAGATGATGACCCTCCACAGCGCCAAGGGGCTTGAGTTCCCGCAGGTATTTCTCAGCGGGATGGAAGAGGGGCTATTTCCCCACCGTAT
This window contains:
- a CDS encoding ATP-binding domain-containing protein, coding for MDETIASLQYQIPTLPFTPRKQRSKNGLIHEASYIQKVFDTIDSTSGAHRLLSDVKLDSEQPHHRPQSRDSNRSNIVVTLCGERRGSRPMHRISVVGNDTSRKQLMETAGFSVRAAKPNSNSWRYETCNKSFENILQTAHQLKTLLDGTIILNAHILPRSLPFIQAAAIREGMSIINQDGEYEAVERIVWSEGRKTIYDLDIENTHNFIANGIVTHNSVYGWRGAQVENIRSFTRDFPEVESQKLEQNYRSTGNILNAANALIENNPSRMGKELWTEDHDGEPIQLYSAFNDLDEARFIAEQIESWTIKGGARSENAILYRSNAQSRVLEEALLSANIPYRIYGGVRFFERAEIKDTLAYLRLMAHRDDDSAFERVVNTPTRGIGNRTVQVVRDHAKSAGISLWQAAVEQIQGDVLAARARNALAGFIQLIEHMDEEAENKILVEQVEIALKNSGVMAHHRKDRSEKARTRVENLEELVTAARQFAPADEVADNESLNPLDEFLAQAALEAGDTQAEEWEDCVQMMTLHSAKGLEFPQVFLSGMEEGLFPHRMSSDDPDRLEEERRLCYVGITRAREKLTITHAESRRLYGKENHPRQSRFIKELPRELMQEVRIRSTISTPLSSQRSSYRKQPALTEDSGTGLYPGQQVRHAKFGEGTVLMLEGSGPQARIQIHFPQAGTKWL